A section of the Sporanaerobacter acetigenes DSM 13106 genome encodes:
- a CDS encoding hydroxymyristoyl-ACP dehydratase — MLINCSENCIYQNEGICTLKHVTNSSGTPSEDCPYFREKVKKVRQEELPDVYKNR, encoded by the coding sequence ATGCTTATCAACTGTAGTGAAAACTGCATCTATCAAAATGAAGGAATCTGTACTCTCAAACATGTAACTAATTCTTCAGGAACTCCATCAGAAGACTGTCCTTATTTTAGAGAAAAAGTGAAAAAAGTGCGACAAGAAGAATTGCCAGATGTATATAAAAACAGATAA
- a CDS encoding radical SAM protein, with product MYPFVLKNSILHYFDDHGILLTNIGNYKLNDVEVYIIENFDGTKSIEEITNKIADELNTTDKIKVKNIIMEFICNKPNFIFLNKLPNPVYFKKTGVKHAKVPIDVTISLTNKCNLKCIHCFKNCSNKNDKFISYDMLIDTLKFLNNKSNNIQITGGEPMLHDNFFDILKYCIYNFKTTITTSGTLINSKNVHNFKGINNVQLSLYSYDKKLHDSITTVPGSFNKTVNAIKELSEIKIPSTIATIVTNSNINHMEDMINFAYQSGANSIRFGTLTPHGRATKLNSLILSQEEINNIEIKLDKLSKKYEKKIHVEVWTRDENYTNIDPKYKCLECGAGLLSWCISENGIIKPCEYLDDDVYPMLNITETKVEYLIKNCNFEKLPESLSNFEKILNQKNTSIKKMCNPIKNYYLQYCSEQ from the coding sequence ATGTATCCTTTTGTTTTAAAAAATAGCATTTTACATTATTTTGATGATCATGGAATTTTACTTACAAACATAGGAAACTATAAACTAAATGATGTTGAAGTGTATATCATAGAAAATTTCGATGGAACTAAATCTATTGAAGAAATCACTAATAAAATTGCAGATGAATTAAATACTACTGATAAAATTAAAGTTAAAAATATCATTATGGAATTTATTTGCAATAAACCAAATTTTATATTTTTGAACAAATTACCAAATCCCGTCTATTTTAAAAAAACTGGAGTTAAACATGCAAAAGTACCAATTGATGTTACAATAAGTCTTACAAATAAATGTAATCTCAAATGTATTCATTGCTTTAAAAATTGTTCTAACAAAAATGACAAATTTATTTCATATGATATGTTAATTGATACACTAAAATTTCTCAATAATAAGTCTAATAATATTCAAATTACTGGTGGAGAACCTATGCTCCACGATAATTTTTTTGACATTCTAAAATATTGCATTTATAACTTTAAAACCACAATAACTACTTCTGGAACATTGATTAATTCTAAAAATGTTCATAATTTCAAAGGGATAAATAATGTACAACTTTCTCTATATTCTTATGATAAAAAACTACACGATTCAATTACTACAGTTCCAGGCTCCTTTAACAAAACAGTAAATGCTATAAAAGAACTTTCCGAAATAAAAATACCTTCAACAATTGCTACTATAGTAACAAATTCAAATATTAATCACATGGAAGATATGATTAATTTTGCTTACCAATCTGGTGCAAACTCAATAAGATTTGGAACTCTAACACCACATGGAAGAGCTACTAAGTTAAATTCATTGATTTTATCTCAAGAAGAAATTAATAATATTGAAATTAAACTAGACAAACTATCTAAAAAATATGAAAAAAAAATACATGTTGAAGTATGGACTCGAGATGAAAATTATACAAACATAGATCCTAAATATAAATGTTTAGAATGTGGTGCTGGTCTTTTAAGTTGGTGCATAAGTGAAAATGGTATTATTAAACCTTGTGAGTATTTAGATGATGATGTATATCCTATGTTAAATATCACAGAAACAAAAGTTGAATATTTAATAAAAAACTGCAATTTTGAAAAATTACCTGAAAGTTTAAGTAATTTTGAGAAAATTTTAAATCAAAAAAATACCAGCATCAAAAAAATGTGTAACCCAATAAAAAATTATTATTTACAATATTGTTCTGAGCAATAA
- a CDS encoding peptide ABC transporter substrate-binding protein: MRKHKWLVLLLVLAMVLSLALTGCGKDEDTPPANSEEEGGSEEEVVEDGEKLADEQILKLNWGSEPPDLDPQTTTDAVSIEILNAVYEGLVRLQPDGTVSPGLAESWDISDDQLTYTFHLRDAKWSDGTPITAEDFEYAWFRAIDPKVAAQYSYQLTDTGAIKNAGKYFNGEITDKEQVGIKALDEKTFQVELERPIPFFLSLTSFVTFIPPQKAAVESFGDTFASEADKMIYSGPFIVSEWEHEQKLVLKKNENYWDAENVKLEEVRGDMITDSNTAINLYETGELDITGVPPEFLDNYKDTEEFINLAEATTWYIQYNCEDKYLQNKNLRYALSYAIDVQSFVDNVLNNGSIAAGGLTPTLLPGKDGKEFAENRGDILPKYDAAKAKEYFDKALEELGVSAEEIQKHLTFLTDDNDIAKKRAAAIQNMWKQNLGIEVKIETVSFKIRIDRYDRKDYTTTFAGWGGDYNDPLTFMDLFVTGGGNNTAYWSNEGYDAAIKKAQTGMGDERIDAMLEAENILAEEMPVFPVFYRARNFVQRTYVKDVARFPVGSDIDFKWAYIIEH; the protein is encoded by the coding sequence ATGAGGAAACACAAATGGTTAGTTTTGCTATTAGTATTGGCTATGGTATTATCACTTGCTTTAACTGGTTGTGGAAAAGATGAAGATACACCACCTGCCAACAGTGAAGAAGAAGGTGGAAGTGAAGAAGAAGTAGTTGAAGATGGAGAAAAGCTTGCAGATGAGCAAATTTTAAAGTTAAACTGGGGTTCAGAACCACCAGATCTAGATCCACAAACTACAACTGATGCAGTATCAATTGAAATTTTAAATGCTGTTTATGAAGGACTTGTAAGACTGCAACCAGATGGAACAGTTTCTCCAGGTCTTGCAGAGAGCTGGGACATAAGTGATGATCAATTGACTTATACTTTCCATCTAAGAGATGCAAAATGGTCAGACGGCACACCAATTACTGCAGAGGATTTTGAATATGCATGGTTTAGAGCTATTGATCCAAAAGTAGCAGCTCAATATTCATATCAGCTTACAGATACAGGAGCAATTAAAAATGCTGGCAAATATTTTAATGGAGAAATTACTGACAAAGAACAAGTTGGTATAAAAGCTCTTGATGAAAAGACATTTCAGGTAGAACTTGAAAGGCCAATACCATTTTTCTTGAGTTTGACATCATTCGTAACATTTATACCACCACAAAAAGCTGCTGTTGAAAGCTTTGGAGATACATTTGCATCAGAAGCAGATAAAATGATATACAGTGGACCATTTATCGTCAGTGAATGGGAACATGAACAAAAACTAGTATTGAAGAAAAATGAAAACTATTGGGATGCAGAAAATGTAAAACTTGAAGAAGTTCGTGGAGATATGATTACAGACAGCAACACTGCTATAAATCTATATGAAACTGGTGAATTAGACATCACTGGAGTTCCACCAGAATTTTTGGATAATTACAAAGATACTGAAGAATTCATAAATTTAGCTGAAGCTACAACTTGGTATATCCAATACAATTGTGAAGATAAATATCTACAAAACAAGAATTTAAGATATGCATTGTCTTATGCAATAGATGTTCAGTCTTTTGTTGACAATGTATTAAACAATGGTTCTATAGCAGCAGGAGGACTTACTCCTACATTGTTGCCAGGAAAAGATGGAAAAGAATTTGCTGAAAACCGTGGAGATATATTGCCAAAATATGATGCAGCAAAAGCTAAAGAATATTTTGACAAAGCGCTAGAAGAATTAGGTGTTAGTGCAGAAGAAATTCAAAAACACTTGACATTTTTAACAGATGATAATGATATAGCTAAGAAGAGAGCTGCAGCTATTCAAAATATGTGGAAACAAAATCTTGGTATAGAAGTTAAAATTGAAACAGTTTCGTTTAAAATTCGTATAGATCGCTATGATAGAAAAGACTATACTACAACCTTTGCTGGTTGGGGTGGAGACTACAATGACCCACTTACATTTATGGACTTATTTGTAACAGGTGGAGGAAACAATACAGCATACTGGTCAAATGAAGGCTATGATGCAGCTATAAAGAAAGCTCAAACAGGCATGGGAGATGAAAGAATAGATGCTATGTTAGAAGCTGAAAATATTCTTGCTGAAGAAATGCCAGTATTTCCAGTGTTCTATAGAGCTAGAAACTTTGTTCAAAGAACTTATGTAAAAGATGTTGCTAGATTCCCAGTTGGTTCAGATATAGATTTCAAATGGGCCTATATTATAGAACATTAA
- a CDS encoding ABC transporter ATP-binding protein produces the protein MTEEKKPLLIARDLKKYFQVGKGLTLKAVDGINFHIDEGETLGLVGESGCGKSTVGRTIIGLYEATDGEVIFDGMNLNQLNKDDRKQFTRTAQMIFQDPYASLNPRMTVTDIIGEGIDIHGLYEGEERQKRIYDLLEMVGLNREHASRFPHEFSGGQRQRIGVARALAIEPRFIVCDEPISALDVSIQAQVVNLLEDLQENLGLTYLFIAHDLSMVKHISDRIAVMYLGAIVETAPSAELYDYPLHPYTQALLSAVPIPDPTIEKSRHRIILEGDVPSPINPPPGCKFQGRCKYAQDICKKETPELKEMRPNHFVACHMVK, from the coding sequence ATGACTGAAGAAAAGAAACCTTTATTGATCGCAAGAGATTTAAAGAAATATTTTCAAGTGGGGAAAGGTCTTACATTAAAGGCTGTAGATGGAATTAATTTTCATATAGATGAAGGCGAAACCTTAGGCCTTGTAGGCGAGTCTGGATGTGGAAAGTCAACTGTTGGAAGAACTATTATAGGTCTTTATGAGGCTACAGATGGAGAAGTAATATTTGATGGTATGAATTTGAACCAATTAAATAAAGATGATAGAAAACAGTTTACAAGAACTGCACAAATGATATTTCAAGACCCCTATGCATCACTTAATCCAAGAATGACAGTTACGGATATTATAGGTGAAGGTATTGATATTCATGGATTATATGAAGGAGAAGAAAGACAAAAGAGAATATATGATCTTCTTGAAATGGTAGGGTTAAATAGAGAACATGCTAGCCGCTTTCCTCATGAATTTAGTGGGGGACAAAGACAGCGTATAGGAGTAGCTAGGGCATTGGCCATAGAACCTAGATTTATTGTATGTGATGAGCCTATTTCCGCTCTTGATGTATCTATACAAGCTCAAGTAGTAAATCTTCTTGAAGATTTGCAGGAAAATTTAGGACTGACATATTTATTTATAGCTCATGACCTTTCTATGGTTAAACATATATCTGACAGAATAGCAGTTATGTATTTGGGAGCTATAGTTGAAACTGCACCAAGTGCAGAACTATATGATTATCCTCTTCATCCATATACTCAGGCTTTGCTTTCTGCAGTGCCAATACCAGATCCTACAATAGAGAAAAGTAGGCATAGGATCATATTGGAAGGAGATGTACCAAGCCCAATAAATCCACCACCTGGATGTAAATTTCAAGGAAGGTGTAAATACGCTCAAGATATATGTAAAAAAGAAACTCCAGAGTTAAAAGAGATGAGACCTAATCACTTTGTAGCATGCCACATGGTTAAATAA
- a CDS encoding ABC transporter ATP-binding protein has translation MGVENDKLLLDVKNLHVSFDTYAGEVKAVRGVSFNVNRGETLAIVGESGCGKSVTAQAIMQLNPMPPGRIKEGNILFEGKDLVKYSDRKMETVRGKEISMVFQDPMTSLNPTMKVGKQIMEGLVKHQNMSKAEAKERAVEMLRLVGLPNPEKRADQYPHEFSGGMRQRAVIAIALACNPKLLIADEPTTALDVTIQAQIIELMKELQLKLDTSIIIITHDLGVVAKIADRIAVMYAGVIIESGTNEEVFHNPHHPYTWGLLKSVPRLDRAQKERLIPIYGTPPDLFAPPPGCPFAARCDYAMKICKDHYPMRFDLSDTHYTHCWLEHEMAPKIERQKAEGGAK, from the coding sequence GTGGGAGTTGAAAATGATAAATTGTTATTAGATGTAAAAAATTTGCATGTTTCTTTTGACACTTATGCGGGGGAAGTCAAAGCGGTAAGAGGTGTTAGTTTTAATGTAAATAGAGGAGAAACTCTAGCTATAGTTGGAGAGTCTGGATGTGGCAAATCAGTTACTGCTCAGGCTATAATGCAACTAAATCCTATGCCACCGGGAAGAATAAAAGAAGGAAATATTCTATTTGAAGGAAAAGATTTAGTTAAATATAGTGATAGAAAGATGGAAACTGTCAGAGGAAAGGAAATAAGTATGGTTTTCCAGGACCCTATGACATCTTTAAACCCTACTATGAAAGTGGGAAAGCAAATCATGGAAGGACTTGTAAAACATCAAAACATGTCTAAAGCTGAGGCTAAAGAAAGAGCTGTAGAGATGCTTAGACTTGTAGGGCTTCCAAATCCAGAGAAAAGAGCGGACCAATATCCTCATGAATTTAGTGGTGGGATGAGGCAAAGAGCTGTTATAGCTATAGCTTTAGCATGCAATCCAAAACTACTCATAGCTGATGAACCTACAACAGCACTGGATGTAACTATTCAAGCTCAAATAATAGAACTTATGAAAGAATTGCAGCTTAAATTAGATACATCCATCATCATTATTACTCATGATTTGGGAGTAGTTGCAAAGATTGCAGATAGAATAGCTGTAATGTATGCAGGTGTCATAATTGAAAGTGGAACAAATGAAGAAGTATTTCACAATCCACATCATCCATATACTTGGGGACTTTTAAAATCTGTGCCAAGACTTGATAGAGCACAAAAAGAAAGACTGATTCCTATATATGGAACTCCACCAGATTTGTTTGCACCACCTCCAGGATGTCCATTTGCAGCTAGATGTGACTATGCTATGAAAATTTGCAAGGATCACTATCCAATGAGATTTGATCTATCAGATACTCATTATACTCATTGCTGGTTAGAACATGAGATGGCACCAAAAATTGAAAGACAGAAAGCAGAAGGGGGTGCGAAATAA
- a CDS encoding ABC transporter permease translates to MSDVNVKQPEKLNVSKDMFEIVGKDEMNYDKIVRPSLTYWADAWRRLKENKLAIMSIIILIIVVAMAFIGPHLRPWAYDDQDFSVINKGPDSVHWFGTDDLGRDLFVRCWEGAKISLFIALISTIINVTIGIIYGGISGYLGGKTDMIMMRIVEIIYSIPELLWVILLMVVIGQGLGTIILAISITGWGGMARIVRGQILQIKQMEYVLAAKTLGADTSRIITKHLVPNTMGPIIINLTFQVPGAIFTEAMLSYIGLGLPEPIASWGTLAQRGTRMLLIHPYQLLFPALLISITMLAFNILGDGLRDSLDPRLRK, encoded by the coding sequence ATGTCAGACGTTAATGTAAAACAGCCGGAAAAACTAAATGTATCTAAAGATATGTTTGAAATTGTTGGAAAAGATGAAATGAATTATGACAAAATAGTCAGGCCAAGTCTTACCTATTGGGCAGATGCTTGGAGAAGACTTAAAGAAAATAAATTGGCTATCATGAGTATTATTATATTGATTATAGTAGTAGCCATGGCTTTTATAGGACCTCATTTGAGGCCTTGGGCGTATGATGATCAGGACTTCTCTGTTATAAACAAAGGACCTGACAGTGTGCATTGGTTTGGAACCGATGATTTAGGAAGAGATCTATTTGTAAGATGTTGGGAAGGTGCTAAGATTTCTCTTTTTATAGCGCTTATTTCTACAATAATAAATGTGACTATTGGTATTATATACGGTGGTATATCTGGATATTTAGGTGGAAAGACAGATATGATCATGATGCGTATAGTAGAAATAATATATTCCATACCTGAACTACTATGGGTAATTTTACTTATGGTAGTTATAGGACAAGGATTGGGAACAATTATTTTGGCTATATCGATAACTGGATGGGGTGGAATGGCTAGAATAGTTAGAGGACAGATACTACAAATCAAACAGATGGAATATGTGCTTGCGGCCAAGACATTGGGAGCGGATACTTCAAGAATTATAACCAAACATTTAGTACCAAATACTATGGGACCAATAATCATAAATTTAACTTTCCAAGTTCCTGGAGCCATATTTACAGAGGCTATGCTTAGTTATATTGGGTTGGGACTTCCAGAACCTATAGCAAGCTGGGGCACATTGGCTCAAAGGGGTACGAGGATGCTTCTCATCCATCCATATCAATTGCTCTTCCCTGCATTGCTTATTTCTATAACGATGCTTGCTTTTAATATTTTAGGTGATGGACTTAGAGATTCATTAGACCCAAGATTGAGAAAATAA
- a CDS encoding ABC transporter permease, whose translation MLNYSLKRAGMAILTIWVVVTITFFLMHAIPGDPFTDQKKIPPEIMEKIKIKYGLDKPLIVQYGTYLKNLLKGDLGISMKYKNRSVNTILQEGFPVSAKVGLMAVALGGILGVLFGIIAGLNRGKFFDYFVIVIAVIGVSVPSFVFAALFQYAFGVKLKWFPVARWGTPAHYVMPVLALGLRQIAYIARMMRTSMLDVLGQDYIKTAKAKGLSRHQVTWKHTVRNAILPVVTILGVSIAGIVVGSFVIESIFAIPGIGKHYVQSITQQDYTLIMGTTVFYAIILVVMMFIVDIVYGLVDPRIRLE comes from the coding sequence ATGTTAAATTACTCTTTAAAAAGAGCTGGGATGGCCATCTTAACCATTTGGGTTGTAGTGACCATTACTTTCTTTTTAATGCATGCAATACCTGGAGATCCATTTACAGATCAGAAAAAAATACCACCAGAAATCATGGAAAAAATTAAAATAAAATATGGATTAGATAAACCACTAATAGTACAATATGGAACTTATCTTAAAAATCTTCTTAAAGGCGATTTAGGAATATCTATGAAATACAAAAACAGATCAGTTAATACAATTTTGCAGGAGGGTTTTCCAGTTTCAGCCAAGGTAGGTTTGATGGCAGTAGCTCTAGGAGGAATATTGGGAGTACTATTTGGAATAATTGCTGGGCTCAATCGTGGGAAGTTCTTTGACTATTTTGTAATTGTAATAGCGGTAATAGGGGTCTCGGTACCAAGTTTTGTATTTGCAGCACTTTTTCAATATGCTTTTGGAGTTAAATTGAAGTGGTTTCCTGTGGCAAGATGGGGAACGCCAGCTCACTATGTAATGCCTGTATTAGCATTGGGATTAAGGCAGATAGCTTATATAGCAAGAATGATGAGAACAAGTATGCTTGATGTATTGGGACAAGACTATATAAAAACTGCTAAGGCAAAAGGTCTTTCGCGCCATCAGGTGACTTGGAAACATACTGTTAGAAATGCTATTCTTCCCGTAGTTACAATATTGGGAGTTTCTATAGCTGGAATAGTAGTAGGTTCCTTTGTTATAGAGAGTATATTTGCAATACCTGGCATAGGTAAACATTATGTCCAAAGTATTACTCAGCAGGACTACACACTTATCATGGGTACAACTGTATTCTATGCTATTATATTAGTTGTCATGATGTTTATAGTAGATATTGTGTATGGATTAGTTGATCCAAGGATCCGTCTAGAGTAA
- the gatB gene encoding Asp-tRNA(Asn)/Glu-tRNA(Gln) amidotransferase subunit GatB: MTYKTIIGLEIHSELMTKSKIFCSCTTEFGGEANTHCCPVCLGLPGALPVINKKVVEYGIKAGLAFNSKIANETKMDRKNYFYPDLVKGYQISQYDIPLCDGGYVEIENENEPKKIRLRRIHIEEDTGKSIHSEDGGSLLDYNRSGVPLIEVVTEPDMNSPEEAREFLEKLKATLRYIEVSDCKMEEGSLRCDININVVDEDTGKRTTITELKNLNSFKAAVKAMEYEEKRHINLLKQGKDAVRETRRWDELKNETIVMRSKEDAADYRYFPEPDLVKMKIEDDWIEEIRSKLPELPHDKKERFIKQYDIPEYDAGVLTQTKELANFFEETVKYEVDPKKASNWIMGDVLRWIKDEDKEVEELKLTPKNLAEFISLIDEGKISNNIGKKVIKDMLDTGKPANDIVKEKGLMQISDEGELKNIVEKVIDENEQSIIDYRNGKDRALGFLVGQVMKMSKGKANPQLVNKMILEIISER; encoded by the coding sequence ATGACTTATAAAACTATTATTGGTCTTGAAATACATTCTGAACTCATGACAAAATCAAAAATATTTTGTAGCTGTACTACTGAATTTGGTGGAGAAGCAAATACTCACTGTTGTCCTGTATGTTTAGGTCTTCCAGGAGCACTTCCAGTTATAAATAAAAAAGTAGTTGAATATGGTATAAAAGCAGGACTTGCTTTCAATTCAAAAATTGCAAATGAAACTAAAATGGACAGAAAAAATTATTTTTATCCTGACTTAGTTAAAGGATATCAGATCTCTCAATATGATATTCCTCTTTGTGATGGAGGATATGTAGAGATAGAAAATGAAAATGAGCCTAAAAAAATAAGACTTAGAAGAATACACATAGAAGAAGATACAGGAAAATCAATTCACTCGGAAGATGGAGGAAGCCTTCTTGATTACAACAGAAGTGGTGTGCCTTTAATCGAGGTAGTCACAGAACCGGATATGAATTCTCCAGAAGAAGCAAGAGAATTTCTTGAAAAACTAAAAGCTACTTTAAGATATATAGAAGTTTCAGACTGTAAAATGGAAGAAGGTTCCCTTCGCTGTGATATAAATATAAATGTAGTTGATGAGGATACAGGAAAAAGGACTACTATTACAGAACTTAAAAATTTAAATTCTTTTAAGGCTGCTGTAAAAGCCATGGAATATGAAGAAAAGAGACATATCAACCTTTTAAAACAAGGAAAAGATGCTGTAAGGGAAACTAGAAGATGGGATGAACTAAAAAATGAAACTATAGTCATGAGAAGTAAGGAAGATGCTGCAGATTATAGATATTTTCCAGAACCTGATTTGGTTAAAATGAAGATAGAGGATGATTGGATTGAAGAAATAAGAAGTAAATTACCAGAACTTCCCCATGACAAAAAAGAAAGATTTATAAAACAATATGATATCCCAGAGTATGATGCAGGAGTACTTACTCAGACAAAAGAATTGGCAAATTTCTTTGAAGAAACAGTTAAATACGAAGTTGATCCCAAAAAAGCTAGCAATTGGATTATGGGAGACGTTTTAAGGTGGATAAAAGATGAAGATAAAGAAGTTGAAGAACTTAAACTTACTCCAAAGAATTTGGCTGAATTCATTTCTCTTATTGATGAAGGCAAAATAAGTAACAATATTGGGAAAAAAGTTATAAAAGACATGCTTGATACTGGGAAACCTGCAAATGATATTGTCAAAGAAAAAGGACTTATGCAGATAAGTGATGAAGGAGAACTAAAAAACATAGTAGAAAAGGTAATAGATGAAAATGAACAGTCTATAATAGATTATAGAAATGGAAAAGATAGAGCATTGGGATTTTTAGTAGGTCAGGTTATGAAAATGAGCAAAGGCAAGGCAAATCCACAACTTGTTAATAAAATGATACTTGAAATTATCTCCGAGAGATAA
- the gatC gene encoding Asp-tRNA(Asn)/Glu-tRNA(Gln) amidotransferase subunit GatC: MISKEDVKHIANLSKLNFNEDEMEDFTVKFSKIIEYVEKLKEVDTENIEPTYQVNPNYQFMREDEVKESFSREEALLNAPDSEYGYFKLPKVID; the protein is encoded by the coding sequence ATGATTTCAAAAGAAGATGTAAAGCATATAGCAAATCTTTCAAAGCTCAATTTCAATGAAGATGAGATGGAAGATTTTACAGTTAAGTTCTCTAAGATAATTGAATATGTAGAAAAGTTAAAAGAAGTAGATACAGAAAATATAGAGCCTACTTATCAAGTAAATCCAAATTATCAATTTATGAGAGAAGATGAAGTAAAAGAAAGCTTTAGTAGAGAAGAAGCTCTATTAAATGCTCCAGACAGTGAATATGGGTATTTTAAATTACCTAAAGTAATAGATTAG
- the ligA gene encoding NAD-dependent DNA ligase LigA — protein sequence MDNIERMKELIDIIEDLNYHYYTLDDPKLSDGEYDKIYYELVELEKQTGVVLPYSPTQRVGGEILEKFQKHVHLGKLWSLDKSQSIGELKNWDKRVRKLIEEYNTIHEDKLPEPTYVVEYKFDGLTINLTYKNGELVEGATRGNGEVGEAILSQIKTIKPIPLKIDFKGTIEIQGEGLMPLSALEKYNQIHVEPLKNARNAAAGALRNLDPKVTKERNLIGYFYNVGYIEGKKFETHIEMLEFLRENRLPVNKYLKLYETIDEVVEEIERVDTERKKLDVLTDGIVIKINDMRTREILGYTQKFPRWAIAYKFEAEETTTKLLEVEWNVGRTGKVTPTAILSPVEIGGVTVKRATLNNWDDIQRKKVSINSNVLIRRSNDVIPEIMGTMDTEEETEEIKKPEYCPSCGSELVQDGVHIFCPNSLTCKPQLVSRMVHFASRDAMNIEGFNEKTAEKLFEELDLTDIPQIYELKYEDLINLEGFKEKKTNNLLSAIEKSKECTLDSFIYALGIPNVGKKTARDLANHFKSLDKILDAEYEELITIPDVGDVIANSIIEFFHDSKILEGIDKLLYEGVNPQYEESETLEDTFFSGKTVVLTGTIEGISRNELKEIIEKMGGKVSGSISKKTDYVVVGEDPGSKYEKALSLGIEIIDENRLKTII from the coding sequence ATGGATAATATAGAGAGAATGAAAGAACTTATAGATATCATAGAGGATTTAAATTATCATTATTATACATTAGACGATCCTAAATTAAGCGATGGGGAATATGACAAGATTTATTATGAATTGGTGGAGTTGGAAAAACAAACAGGAGTAGTACTACCTTATTCACCTACTCAAAGAGTAGGTGGAGAAATTCTTGAAAAATTTCAAAAGCATGTCCATTTGGGAAAACTATGGAGTCTAGATAAAAGTCAAAGCATAGGAGAACTAAAGAATTGGGACAAAAGAGTGAGAAAATTGATAGAGGAATACAATACTATCCATGAGGACAAATTGCCTGAACCTACTTATGTAGTAGAATACAAATTTGATGGGCTGACTATAAATCTTACCTATAAAAATGGAGAGCTTGTAGAAGGTGCTACAAGGGGAAATGGGGAAGTTGGAGAAGCCATACTTTCTCAAATAAAGACTATAAAGCCTATTCCACTTAAGATAGATTTTAAGGGGACAATTGAGATTCAAGGGGAAGGCCTCATGCCATTATCTGCTCTGGAAAAATACAACCAAATTCATGTTGAGCCTCTAAAAAATGCACGAAATGCTGCTGCAGGAGCTCTTAGAAATTTAGATCCAAAAGTTACAAAGGAAAGAAATCTTATAGGGTATTTTTACAATGTAGGATATATAGAAGGCAAAAAGTTTGAAACCCATATAGAAATGTTGGAATTTTTAAGAGAAAATAGGCTCCCAGTAAATAAATATTTAAAACTTTATGAAACAATTGATGAAGTAGTGGAGGAAATAGAAAGAGTAGATACTGAAAGAAAAAAACTTGATGTATTGACAGATGGAATAGTTATCAAAATAAATGATATGAGAACTAGAGAAATTCTTGGGTATACTCAAAAATTTCCTCGTTGGGCCATAGCCTATAAATTTGAAGCGGAAGAGACAACTACAAAACTATTAGAAGTTGAGTGGAATGTAGGAAGAACTGGGAAAGTAACTCCAACAGCCATTTTATCTCCTGTAGAAATTGGAGGAGTCACAGTCAAAAGGGCAACTTTAAACAACTGGGATGATATACAAAGAAAAAAAGTAAGTATAAATTCCAATGTATTAATCAGGCGTTCCAATGATGTCATACCAGAAATAATGGGCACTATGGATACGGAGGAAGAAACAGAAGAAATAAAGAAACCTGAATATTGTCCCTCTTGTGGCAGTGAACTTGTTCAAGATGGAGTTCATATATTTTGTCCAAATTCACTGACTTGTAAACCTCAACTTGTGTCTAGAATGGTACATTTTGCTAGTAGAGATGCTATGAATATTGAAGGATTCAATGAAAAAACAGCTGAAAAACTATTTGAGGAACTGGATTTGACTGATATACCCCAAATTTATGAACTAAAATATGAAGATCTCATAAATTTGGAAGGTTTCAAAGAAAAAAAGACTAACAATTTGCTTTCAGCTATTGAAAAGAGCAAGGAATGTACATTAGATTCTTTTATCTATGCGCTAGGCATACCCAATGTTGGCAAAAAAACTGCCAGAGATTTGGCCAATCATTTCAAATCTCTTGATAAAATTCTTGATGCCGAATATGAAGAACTCATAACTATTCCAGATGTAGGAGATGTTATAGCAAATAGCATCATAGAGTTTTTCCACGATTCAAAGATATTAGAGGGAATTGACAAGCTTTTATATGAAGGTGTCAATCCTCAATATGAAGAAAGTGAAACCCTTGAGGATACTTTCTTTAGTGGAAAGACTGTGGTTTTGACAGGAACTATAGAAGGGATTTCTAGAAATGAGTTAAAAGAGATTATAGAAAAAATGGGTGGTAAGGTATCAGGCAGTATCAGCAAGAAAACCGACTATGTTGTAGTAGGAGAAGACCCAGGTTCTAAATATGAAAAAGCATTGAGTTTAGGAATTGAAATAATAGATGAAAATAGGCTAAAAACCATTATTTGA